CGGCGCGGGCAAGACCACGCTGCTGCAGATCGCCTCCACCTACCTGTTCCCGAGCTCCGGCGACGCGGTGGTGCTCGGCGAGAAGCTCGACCAGGTCGACGTCTTCGAGCAGCGGGCCCGGATCGGCCTCGCCAGCGCCGCCATGTTCGACAAGCTGCCGCTCGCCCAGACCGTGCTGGAGACGGTGCTGACCGCCGCCTACGGGCAGACCGTGCACGGCAAGGAGACCTACGAGCAGGCCGACGAGGCCCGCGCCCTGGCGCTGCTCGACCGGCTCGGCATGTCCGGCTTCACCGCCCGCAAGTTCGGCACCCTCTCCGAGGGCGAGCGCAAGCGCACCCTGATCGCCCGCGCCCTGATGACCGACCCCGAGCTGCTGCTGCTCGACGAGCCCGCCGCCGGCCTCGACCTGGGCGGCCGCGAGGACCTGATCCGCCGTCTCGCC
The DNA window shown above is from Streptomyces sp. TLI_171 and carries:
- a CDS encoding ABC transporter ATP-binding protein, with the translated sequence MSDVLELVDVSVVREGRALVDQVSWSVKEGERWVVLGPNGAGKTTLLQIASTYLFPSSGDAVVLGEKLDQVDVFEQRARIGLASAAMFDKLPLAQTVLETVLTAAYGQTVHGKETYEQADEARALALLDRLGMSGFTARKFGTLSEGERKRTLIARALMTDPELLLLDEPAAGLDLGGREDLIRRLAALAQDEFAPSMVMVTHHVEEIVPGMTHVLMIRQGKVMAAGPIGTTLTARNLSHCFGLPLTLEQRGDRWVAAGLPLG